A part of Kitasatospora acidiphila genomic DNA contains:
- a CDS encoding (2Fe-2S) ferredoxin domain-containing protein: MGRRDKGKGADKRTGTAGSGAPRCTVTVCRGCCCGTPKVPGLDHAAQLTDLRTSLAGVAQVRPVGCLDACDRANVIVIQPSGEGRRAGGRPVWLGFVNDPDAARDITAWVAAGGPGLVDPPDILELYAFSPSRRIRESLDG; this comes from the coding sequence ATGGGACGTCGGGACAAGGGCAAGGGCGCGGACAAGCGCACGGGCACGGCGGGCAGCGGTGCGCCGCGTTGCACGGTGACGGTCTGCCGGGGCTGTTGCTGCGGCACGCCGAAGGTGCCGGGCCTGGACCACGCGGCCCAGCTCACCGATCTGCGCACCTCGCTGGCGGGCGTGGCCCAGGTGCGGCCGGTGGGCTGCCTGGACGCCTGCGACCGCGCGAACGTGATCGTCATACAACCGTCGGGTGAGGGGCGGCGGGCCGGCGGCCGTCCGGTCTGGCTCGGCTTCGTCAACGACCCGGACGCCGCGCGGGACATCACCGCCTGGGTCGCGGCGGGCGGTCCGGGGCTGGTGGACCCGCCGGACATCCTGGAGCTCTACGCCTTCAGCCCGTCGCGCCGGATCCGCGAGTCGCTGGACGGCTGA
- a CDS encoding RrF2 family transcriptional regulator: MRLTKGTDIALRIAMRLAVLREQHPTTREVAAAVDVPYTHAAKVVSRLQHLGVVTARRGNGGGLSLTQAGLTGSLGQLVRDLEGVGDPVGCEDDPPCPLRAACRLRGALRGAQEAFYASLDPLSIQDLVAPPTGPVLLALSPRPTG; encoded by the coding sequence GTGCGACTGACCAAGGGAACGGACATCGCCCTGCGGATCGCCATGCGTCTGGCGGTTCTGCGGGAGCAGCATCCGACCACCAGAGAGGTGGCCGCCGCCGTCGACGTGCCGTACACGCACGCGGCCAAGGTGGTCAGCCGGCTTCAGCACCTCGGGGTGGTGACGGCCCGACGCGGCAACGGCGGCGGACTGTCACTCACCCAGGCAGGACTGACCGGCTCACTCGGGCAGTTGGTGCGGGACCTGGAGGGCGTCGGCGATCCGGTCGGCTGCGAGGACGACCCGCCGTGCCCGCTGCGCGCCGCCTGCCGGCTGCGCGGAGCGTTGCGCGGTGCCCAGGAGGCGTTCTACGCCTCGCTGGACCCACTCTCCATCCAGGATCTGGTGGCGCCGCCGACCGGCCCGGTGCTGCTCGCACTGAGTCCGCGCCCTACCGGCTGA
- a CDS encoding alpha/beta fold hydrolase: MATFVLVPGTYHGGWWYGPIAEELRGHGHTVHALTLTGVGERNHLLNASINLSTHIEDIVQVLDNEEIEDAVLVGHSYGGMPITGAADRRPERIASLVYLDSFAPRDGESELDILPADWQQPTLAAAAGNGFAMVPPAFLTAKDARVTSHPLATKLQRIRLTGAHEQVKHRTYVHSSGFEGSPFLATYERLRQDPSWTVESLPIGHDIIRDAPDYLVKLLLAQVS, encoded by the coding sequence ATGGCCACGTTCGTCCTCGTCCCCGGCACCTACCACGGCGGCTGGTGGTACGGCCCGATCGCCGAGGAGCTGCGCGGGCACGGCCACACCGTGCACGCGCTCACCCTGACCGGCGTCGGCGAGCGCAACCACCTGCTGAACGCCTCCATCAATCTGTCCACCCACATCGAGGACATCGTCCAGGTGCTCGACAACGAGGAGATCGAGGACGCGGTCCTGGTCGGCCACAGCTACGGCGGGATGCCGATCACCGGGGCGGCCGACCGCCGGCCGGAGCGGATCGCGTCGCTGGTCTACCTGGACTCGTTCGCCCCGCGCGACGGCGAGTCGGAGCTCGACATCCTCCCGGCCGACTGGCAGCAGCCAACGCTGGCGGCTGCGGCCGGCAACGGCTTCGCGATGGTTCCCCCGGCGTTCCTCACCGCCAAGGACGCCCGGGTCACCTCCCACCCGCTGGCCACCAAGCTGCAGCGGATCCGGCTGACCGGTGCGCACGAGCAGGTGAAGCACCGTACCTATGTGCACTCCAGCGGGTTCGAGGGCAGCCCGTTCCTGGCCACCTACGAGCGGCTGCGCCAGGACCCGAGCTGGACGGTGGAGTCACTGCCGATCGGGCACGACATCATCCGCGACGCGCCCGACTACCTGGTGAAGCTCCTTCTCGCCCAGGTGAGTTGA
- a CDS encoding amino acid permease: MSSDHPAADHPAAQVLPAATADVSTDEQRLRELGYTQELARSLSGFSNFAVSFSIVSILSGCLTLYGYGMTTGGPALITWGWPLVGAMTLCVGLAMAEICSSYPTAGGLYFWAAKLAGRNAPAFSWITGWCNFLGGVAVTASVDYGAATFTNALLDLRFGYAASPVHTVEIFAVILLLHGLLNSFGVRLVAVLNTVSVWWHLVGVLLIVGALAVLPHHHSSAGFVFGRFVNETGFHNPFYVALLGLLLAQYTLTGYDASAHMTEETRDAARSGPRGIVNSIAISLVAGWILLLGLTFAIRYYDPEVNTPTQVPPAQIFLDALGASGAELLLIIVIGAQFFCGMASVTANSRMVYAFSRDGALPGAKLWHRIDPRTQTPNNAIWLGTGGAFLLGLPALWNSTAFAAVTSVSVIGLYLAYVIPVYLRLRLGDGFERGPWHLGRWSRPIGIVAVGWTALITVLFMLPTKYPITVGNFNYTAVAIAVVLGFSGIWWLASARHWFTGPRIQDAATSQEQP; encoded by the coding sequence ATGTCCTCCGACCATCCAGCCGCCGACCACCCTGCCGCACAGGTGTTGCCGGCGGCCACCGCCGATGTTTCCACCGACGAACAGCGACTCCGCGAGTTGGGCTATACCCAGGAGCTGGCCCGCTCGCTCTCCGGCTTCTCCAACTTCGCGGTCTCCTTCTCCATCGTCTCGATCCTCTCCGGCTGCCTTACCCTCTACGGCTACGGCATGACCACCGGCGGCCCCGCGCTGATCACCTGGGGCTGGCCGCTGGTCGGGGCGATGACGCTCTGCGTGGGGCTGGCGATGGCCGAGATCTGCTCCAGCTACCCGACCGCGGGCGGCCTGTACTTCTGGGCCGCCAAGCTGGCGGGCCGCAACGCCCCGGCGTTCAGCTGGATAACCGGCTGGTGCAACTTCTTGGGCGGCGTCGCGGTCACCGCCAGCGTCGACTACGGCGCCGCCACCTTCACCAACGCCCTGCTGGACCTGCGCTTCGGCTATGCCGCCAGCCCGGTGCACACCGTGGAGATCTTCGCGGTGATCCTGCTGCTGCACGGGCTGCTCAACAGCTTCGGGGTCCGGCTGGTGGCCGTGCTCAACACCGTCAGCGTCTGGTGGCACCTGGTCGGCGTGCTGCTGATCGTCGGCGCACTGGCCGTGCTGCCGCACCACCACTCCTCGGCGGGCTTCGTGTTCGGACGCTTCGTCAACGAGACCGGCTTCCACAACCCGTTCTACGTGGCGCTGCTCGGCCTGCTGCTCGCCCAGTACACCCTGACCGGGTACGACGCCTCGGCGCACATGACCGAGGAGACCAGGGACGCCGCCCGGTCCGGGCCGCGCGGGATCGTCAACTCGATCGCGATCTCGCTGGTGGCCGGCTGGATCCTGCTCCTCGGGCTGACCTTCGCCATCCGGTACTACGACCCGGAGGTCAACACCCCCACCCAAGTGCCGCCCGCACAGATCTTCCTGGACGCGCTCGGCGCCAGCGGCGCCGAACTCCTGCTGATCATCGTGATCGGCGCCCAGTTCTTCTGCGGAATGGCCTCGGTCACCGCCAACTCCCGCATGGTGTACGCGTTCTCGCGAGACGGCGCACTGCCCGGCGCCAAGCTCTGGCACCGCATCGACCCGCGCACCCAGACCCCCAACAACGCCATCTGGCTGGGCACCGGCGGGGCGTTCCTGCTCGGGCTGCCCGCGCTGTGGAACTCCACCGCGTTCGCGGCCGTCACCTCGGTCTCGGTGATCGGCCTCTACCTGGCCTATGTCATCCCGGTCTACCTACGGCTGCGCCTGGGCGACGGCTTCGAGCGAGGCCCCTGGCACCTGGGCCGCTGGAGCCGGCCGATCGGCATCGTCGCGGTCGGCTGGACGGCGCTGATCACCGTGCTCTTCATGCTTCCCACCAAATACCCGATCACCGTAGGGAACTTCAACTACACCGCCGTCGCGATCGCCGTGGTGCTGGGCTTCTCGGGGATCTGGTGGCTGGCCTCGGCCCGCCACTGGTTCACCGGACCGCGCATCCAGGACGCCGCGACGAGTCAGGAGCAGCCGTGA
- a CDS encoding DUF4389 domain-containing protein: MAEVAGGWSMPVAAGPPEFLPVLDVPEPGRQRRLTVFLRWLILIPHLIVVWVLSIAAFLAAIVGWFAALLTAQLPAPIARYLSNFLGYDTRLTVSLFLLIDRYPPFSLRQPPEYPVRFEVRPGQLNRAAVFFRLILMIPAAIISGLLGAGWLVLAFFIWLWTLITARLPRPLFEAQAAMVRYRMRFLAYSLMLTSAYPKRLFGDPPTDEPPQSATRPLLVGMAGKVLLVVFLVLGLGADLSSSVTSSTSSNNDNNGTINTAPDYGS, encoded by the coding sequence ATGGCAGAGGTGGCGGGCGGCTGGTCGATGCCGGTGGCGGCAGGGCCGCCGGAGTTCCTGCCGGTGCTGGACGTACCCGAGCCGGGGCGGCAGCGCCGGCTCACCGTCTTCCTCCGCTGGCTGATCCTGATCCCGCACCTCATCGTGGTCTGGGTGCTGTCGATCGCGGCGTTCCTCGCCGCCATCGTCGGCTGGTTCGCCGCCCTGCTCACCGCGCAGCTGCCCGCGCCGATCGCCCGCTACCTGTCCAACTTCCTCGGCTACGACACCCGGTTGACGGTCAGCCTGTTCCTGCTGATCGACCGCTACCCGCCGTTCTCGCTGCGCCAGCCGCCGGAGTATCCGGTGCGGTTCGAGGTGCGGCCGGGGCAGCTCAACCGGGCGGCGGTGTTCTTCCGGCTGATCCTGATGATCCCGGCCGCGATCATCAGCGGTCTCCTGGGCGCCGGCTGGCTCGTGCTGGCGTTCTTCATCTGGCTGTGGACGCTGATCACGGCCCGGCTCCCGCGACCGCTCTTCGAGGCCCAGGCCGCAATGGTCCGCTATCGGATGCGGTTCCTCGCGTACAGCCTGATGCTCACCTCGGCCTATCCCAAGCGGCTGTTCGGCGACCCGCCGACCGATGAGCCCCCGCAGTCGGCCACCCGGCCGCTGCTGGTCGGCATGGCGGGCAAGGTGCTGCTGGTGGTGTTCCTGGTCCTGGGGCTCGGCGCTGACCTCAGCAGCTCGGTCACCAGCTCCACCAGCTCCAACAACGACAACAACGGAACCATCAACACAGCACCGGATTACGGAAGCTGA
- a CDS encoding SGM_3592 family protein, producing the protein MSSAEPPTEGEPVGGESGGPGEPGEWDEVELDEAFVRAAPVVEPSGRARMLAARWRREPPEPQPWRSDRPPAGWFWSRVRRRRWWRG; encoded by the coding sequence ATGAGCAGTGCGGAGCCGCCCACCGAGGGCGAACCGGTCGGGGGCGAGTCGGGTGGGCCGGGTGAGCCAGGGGAGTGGGACGAGGTCGAGCTGGACGAGGCGTTCGTGCGCGCGGCCCCGGTGGTCGAGCCGTCCGGCCGGGCCCGGATGCTGGCCGCCCGCTGGCGCCGGGAGCCGCCCGAGCCGCAGCCGTGGCGCTCCGACCGGCCGCCGGCGGGCTGGTTCTGGAGCCGGGTGCGTCGGCGGCGCTGGTGGCGGGGGTGA
- a CDS encoding FadR/GntR family transcriptional regulator: protein MDWQGGAIFRPVRTGNAFEETVQRILEAVKLGVFGYGDRLPPERELAVRLGISRETLREALHSLQAAGCVESRRGRYGGTFVTYRLPPPDLGELRRAVRDMGAELEDALTYRLVLETGAAEQAARRGLAEEQRGYLCGRLAELEAAGPDEYRRLDSRFHLAIAEVTGSHSLAAGVAESRMRLNDLLNAIPVLDRNIEHSSHQHRAMVEAILAGDVAGARRATEEHLAGTAALLRGFLG, encoded by the coding sequence ATGGACTGGCAGGGCGGCGCGATCTTCCGCCCGGTCCGGACCGGCAACGCCTTCGAGGAGACCGTCCAGCGCATCCTGGAAGCCGTCAAGCTCGGTGTCTTCGGCTACGGCGACCGGCTGCCCCCCGAGCGGGAGTTGGCGGTCCGGCTCGGCATCAGTCGGGAGACCCTGCGCGAGGCGCTGCACTCGCTGCAGGCCGCCGGCTGCGTGGAGTCCCGCCGGGGCAGGTACGGCGGCACCTTCGTCACCTACCGGCTGCCGCCGCCCGACCTCGGCGAACTGCGCCGGGCCGTACGGGACATGGGCGCCGAGCTGGAGGACGCCCTGACCTACCGGCTGGTCCTGGAGACCGGTGCCGCCGAGCAGGCCGCCCGGCGCGGGCTGGCCGAGGAGCAGCGCGGCTACCTGTGCGGCCGGCTGGCCGAGTTGGAGGCCGCCGGGCCCGACGAGTACCGCCGCCTGGACTCCCGGTTCCACCTGGCGATCGCCGAGGTGACCGGCTCGCACTCGCTGGCCGCGGGCGTCGCCGAGAGCCGGATGCGGCTCAACGACCTGCTGAACGCGATCCCGGTGCTGGACCGGAACATCGAGCACTCCTCGCACCAGCACCGGGCGATGGTGGAGGCGATCCTGGCCGGCGACGTGGCCGGTGCCCGGCGCGCCACCGAGGAGCACCTGGCCGGCACCGCGGCGCTGCTGCGCGGCTTCTTGGGTTGA
- a CDS encoding GNAT family N-acetyltransferase — translation MRITALTDPDRSPTSHRLAWLAEDEAGHPLGSAFLRLPTAAGRDHLGELTLAVHPADRRAGVGSALLAQVVAAAGAEQRRCVIAQVEEGSPGDAFLADRGFGRAATLEYARLALDSESPTVVHGPADYQLLHWDGMVSDELAEAFVAARSAMDDMPIGEADFGRVVWDVPRMRAAADAVAARGELLCTMAAVETASGEFVGFTELVLAGDGTGDAQHYGTAVRPEHRGRGIARWLKAAQIETVRAEFPRLAGLLTDTAEENAAMRRVNAALGYRTTHRTHLYQLDPS, via the coding sequence TTGCGCATCACCGCCCTGACCGACCCCGACCGCTCGCCAACCAGCCACCGCCTGGCCTGGCTTGCCGAGGACGAGGCCGGCCACCCGCTGGGCTCGGCCTTCCTGCGGCTTCCCACCGCTGCGGGCAGGGACCACCTGGGCGAGCTGACGTTGGCCGTGCACCCCGCCGATCGCCGGGCGGGTGTCGGATCCGCCTTGCTGGCGCAGGTGGTGGCGGCGGCCGGGGCCGAGCAGCGGCGCTGCGTCATCGCCCAGGTCGAGGAGGGCTCACCCGGCGACGCCTTCCTGGCGGACCGCGGGTTCGGGCGGGCGGCGACTCTGGAGTACGCGCGCCTGGCGCTGGACTCGGAGTCGCCGACCGTGGTCCACGGGCCCGCCGACTACCAACTGCTGCACTGGGACGGCATGGTGTCGGACGAGCTGGCCGAGGCCTTCGTGGCCGCGCGCTCGGCGATGGACGACATGCCGATCGGCGAGGCCGACTTCGGCCGGGTGGTCTGGGACGTGCCCCGGATGCGGGCGGCCGCCGACGCGGTCGCGGCCCGCGGCGAACTGCTCTGCACCATGGCGGCCGTCGAGACGGCGAGCGGCGAGTTCGTCGGGTTCACCGAGCTGGTGCTGGCCGGTGACGGCACCGGCGACGCCCAGCACTACGGCACGGCGGTGCGGCCCGAGCACCGGGGTCGCGGGATCGCGCGCTGGCTGAAGGCGGCCCAGATCGAGACGGTGCGTGCGGAGTTCCCCCGGCTGGCCGGCCTGTTGACCGACACCGCCGAGGAGAACGCCGCGATGCGCCGGGTGAACGCCGCCCTCGGATACCGGACCACCCACCGGACGCATCTGTACCAGCTGGACCCGTCCTAG